Part of the Candidatus Acidiferrales bacterium genome is shown below.
GCAGAATAGCGAGCTGGTGCCGTTCCAACTATTTGGGGCCATTTTCCGCAAGTCGCAGGGCATGCTTTATTGATCATACAGGATCGAGATGTATAGGCTCATCAAGTTGGAACGGCACTGGAGCGACATAATTAGTCATACGTGCTGAGTCCATGAAGAACTTAGCCCAAAATAGTTGGAACGGCACTAGCCTGGCGGGCGCAAACGGTTCTTCATTCTTCCTTGGTGGCGGCAGCCGATGATGCGGGCGCCGTAGCCTTGATGGCTTCGGCCATGGCGGTTCGGTCGAGGGTGTGCTGTTCGTCCTTGGGGTTGGTCGGAATCACGACGAACCGGGTTGCTTCGGCAAGCACCTGGTCCACCGTAAAAGCAGGCGGCGCGCCAATCCCGGGTATGCGCACAATCCCTTTTATGTCCATCAGGCATTTGCGCCCCGCCGCATCCTGGTATGCCACCTCAACCCCGGAGCGGATGACAAATCGGCGAAGATCATTCAGTGTGATATCGCTCATAGAAAACAACAATTTAGTGGGGAAGCTGGCAAAAGTCAATTCGTTGGTGGCCGCTATTGGTTGGGATTCGTCCCCAAGACTCGGATGAGCAGCGCTCAACGCAACACACGTTCCAAAATTTGTCTGGGGGAGGTGGAGTCGCAGAAAGTTTCCACACTTACAGGGATAATCTTCCAGTCGCCCACAAGTTGGTTTTGTTCGAGGAACTGTTGGGCGTGAGCGACATGGTCGAAGATCAAGAACTGCCCGTTTTGTCCTTTCTCGAATTCGAACTGGCGATCCTTGGTAATATGACAAATCGCAAAAGCCGAGGCTGTCATCGCAAGACCTTCTGGCGCGGTGCTTACGGGAAGCAACCTAGGCTGAGCAACCTTCTCTCCAAACCAAACTGCGCCTATTCCCCCGAACCCCTTTCCGCCGGATGACAGGGCGTGCTCAAGGCCTTGCTGCTCAGCTTCTCCAAGCCAATTCCGTAAAAAGGAAATGCCGTGTGTTTACACCCAGAATCAGACCCTTCCCTGATAGGCGTTTAAAAAGGGGAAAATCGTTTCCTCGGAGACTATTTCGGCACAGGAGGGCGATCGAGCGCACGACGCGAGCCCGCCGTGCCTTGGCGTGGCGGTTTCGCCTTGGTCGGCCCGCCGTAAACGGGAGGGTTATATCGCAGACACTCGGCTTCTTCTTCACTGGCGGAAGTAAGGATTGGCGATGTTTCCGAAAAAGACGCTGTTCATGAACAACCGGACGGTACCCTCCCAAAAGCCGCGGAAGACCGGCGAATCGGCATAGAGGATCACAAAACCGCGGCCGACCTGTTCGCGAACGAGGTAGGCTGTGTTCGCCAGCTTCCTGGCATTGTCTTCTGTCAAGTAGCCGCTCAGCTTGAAGTTCTCTTTGGGGTAGTAAATGACGTTGTCTCCCTTGGCGGTCAGCTCGAGGATGGGGCTTGTGCGGTTGAGAACGTCCACCTGGCCGGCGTAGCCGAAACCCAGCGGATGGGTATTGTCCAGATTCAGGCGCATGATCGTGCCGGGAATTTCCTCTTTTCTTTCCTCGATCTCCTTCTTAGACCACGGGAGAAGCTTTTTCTCGAGTTCCTTGGCGGCCTGCTCGGCTTTGTCCTTTTCAGGAGGTTTCTCCGCGGGAGGAGGAGGGGGAGCCCCGGCGAGGGCGGGGCGGGGCGCGGCGGCTGCCTGGGCCTCCTTTTCTTCCTCGAGTCGTTCCTGCTCGTCACGCTCCCGGACGTAGCGGAAGCCGATGCTGCTCCAGCCGGCCTTGTTCTTCGTGGCAAGCACAGCTCCTCCGCGCATGCCGACCACAACTCCGCCGTTGCGAATCCAGCCGCCGATTTTCTCCGCCAGCTTCTTGTCCACGTAGCGACTCCAGCCGCGCCCGGTGCCAAAGTCGCTTGGGAAAATCAGGACGTTGTAGTCCGCCAGCTCCACGCCGCGCAAATCCTCGGCGGCTATGGCGGTGAAAGGCATGCCCAGTTGTTGGTCGAACAAAAACCAGAGCGCGCCATAGTCTGTCTCCGCGACCGGGCGGTCCATGACGATCGCCACCTTGGGTTTGCGGACAAAGCGCATGCGATTCGAGCCGAGGTCAATCCCCGCATCGGCCAGGCCGCTCGACGCCGCCATCACGTCCACCTTCGCCTGTGCGGAAAGCTCTTTCATCTTTTGGTCCAGGTCCGGGAGATTGGTTTCACGAGGCACGATAATCGTTCCCGGATCAAATGCCTGACCTGCCAACTTGAACCCGGCAATAGCAACATAGCAACGAACGTCGCGCTCGAGCAGGGCCGCCAGAAGCGCCGCCGCCCCGTTTGTATCCCAGGTGAAAAGATAGGCCGTGGCGTGATCCGGGCCGCTGACGCCGCCGGCTGCTTCAGGAGCAACCGTCACCGCCCGCCGCTCGCCGCTGGCCTTCTTTTGAGACCAGTAGGCTTCGACGCCCGAAGCCAGCGGCAACGACCATCCCGTTACATCGTAGAAGAGGAGGCCGCGCAATTTCGATTCGGGTTCAAGCAAGGCCCGGGCGAGGAAGCCCTTTGGCTGGGCGAGATCCACCACGTAGGTCGCGGCAGGAAAGCGCTTGTCGCCGAGCACGCTCCCGGCGTAGTCGCGGACATCATTGGCCGCGAGCGGCTCGCTCGCCTGTTGCACTTCGATTCCTTGCCGCAGAAGACGGTCAATGAGCTGGGCGGAGCGCGCAGGGTCTTTGCCGGCGAGAAGATAGATTTCATGAATGGGCCCTTCGCTTCCCGCCCGCAGAGCGGCGCGATGGAATTCGTAGAAATCCAGCAAGCGGGCTTCACGGTGGTTGGCGGTTGTCTCAAGCGTCGCCAGCGAGGTTGTGAAGTGATGCCAGGCGCGATCGCGCAACGTCACCTCGCCCTGGCCTTCCCGGAGTCTGGCCACCAGCCCGCCACGGCCTCCGCCCGCCTGTTCGTACGTCATCCCGATTGCGCCATTCAGCGAGGGCCAGGAATCGCCGTAGGAGGGGTAGAAGAGGTCGAAGTCCTCCGAGGTGTAATAGCGAATCCCAAAGCGATCGAAGGCCGCGGCATTGCCCTTGG
Proteins encoded:
- a CDS encoding M14 family zinc carboxypeptidase; the encoded protein is MLRRLFLALSLLLFVTSALAGPPASGEFEFYPGGRYNLSIPTPASVLGYRVGEAFTPHAEVERYYKTLAQAAGERMRLLPYGKTFEGRTLYLAVFSAPENLARPGGLESIRANIARLSNPRKTSLEQATEMARTTPAIAWLSYNVHGNESSSSEASLQVAYQLAAGEDERTLKILKECVVILDPMVNPDGRDRYVQFYRSVLGRMPNPNPEAAEHNERWPSGRTNHYYFDLNRDWAWQSQPESQARVAEYRRWNPQLHVDYHEMNLEATYYFAPPAQPILESIDPLLTKWFRIYAKGNAAAFDRFGIRYYTSEDFDLFYPSYGDSWPSLNGAIGMTYEQAGGGRGGLVARLREGQGEVTLRDRAWHHFTTSLATLETTANHREARLLDFYEFHRAALRAGSEGPIHEIYLLAGKDPARSAQLIDRLLRQGIEVQQASEPLAANDVRDYAGSVLGDKRFPAATYVVDLAQPKGFLARALLEPESKLRGLLFYDVTGWSLPLASGVEAYWSQKKASGERRAVTVAPEAAGGVSGPDHATAYLFTWDTNGAAALLAALLERDVRCYVAIAGFKLAGQAFDPGTIIVPRETNLPDLDQKMKELSAQAKVDVMAASSGLADAGIDLGSNRMRFVRKPKVAIVMDRPVAETDYGALWFLFDQQLGMPFTAIAAEDLRGVELADYNVLIFPSDFGTGRGWSRYVDKKLAEKIGGWIRNGGVVVGMRGGAVLATKNKAGWSSIGFRYVRERDEQERLEEEKEAQAAAAPRPALAGAPPPPPAEKPPEKDKAEQAAKELEKKLLPWSKKEIEERKEEIPGTIMRLNLDNTHPLGFGYAGQVDVLNRTSPILELTAKGDNVIYYPKENFKLSGYLTEDNARKLANTAYLVREQVGRGFVILYADSPVFRGFWEGTVRLFMNSVFFGNIANPYFRQ